A genomic window from Antedon mediterranea chromosome 4, ecAntMedi1.1, whole genome shotgun sequence includes:
- the LOC140046499 gene encoding endophilin-B1-like isoform X2 yields MDALRGFASDAGTFLNRTRQYTEEKLGSAEKTELDAHFENLQQRADRTRIWTEKIVGRTEAVLQPNPNLRVEDFFNSKLDRRPKERETNYELLGMAMIESGNDLGPGTQYGASLVKCGTTQKKLGQLEKDLVQTSITNYMAPLRNFLETDMKTILKEKKILETKRLDLDACKSKVRKAKSAEGQRTPNNEDLIYNAEADLRLAQNEFDRQYEITKLLLEGVGSAHSNHLRCLQDFIEAQQNFFTQSQAALADLQKQLGSLPGSGSIRPPPHNVDVSVPSAPSYITGNGQMPVGNSMTRNAKVLYDYDAADSSELSLLADELITVWSAPGLDSDWMIGQRGSQSGKVPVTYLELM; encoded by the exons TACACTGAAGAAAAATTAGGCAGTGCTGAGAAGACGGAACTAGATGCACATTTTGAAAATCTACAGCAACGAGCTGATAGAACTAGAATATGGACCGAAAAAATTGTGGGCCGGACAGAAGCGGTTTTGCAACCCAACCCAA ATCTTCGTGTAGAAGACTTTTTCAACTCAAAGCTAGACAGACGACCAAAGGAAAGGGAAACGAATTATGAGCTTCTTGGAATGGCAATGATTGAATCCGGAAATGATCTTGGCCCAGGAACTCAGTATG GAGCATCACTGGTGAAGTGTGGTACAACACAGAAGAAGCTAGGCCAATTAGAAAAGGATTTAGTACAGACTTCTATTACAAATTATATGGCACCACTCAGAAACTTCCTGGAGACGGATATGAAGACAATTCTG aaagaaaagaaaattctAGAAACAAAAAGGCTTGACCTGGATGCGTGTAAGAGTAAAGTGCGGAAAGCTAAATCCGCAGAAGGTCAAAGAACG CCTAACAATGAGGATTTGATTTATAAT GCCGAAGCCGACCTGAGATTGGCACAGAATGAATTTGATCGCCAATATGAAATTACAAAACTGCTTTTGGAAGGAGTCGGTAGTGCACAT TCCAATCATTTACGGTGTTTACAAGATTTCATCGAAGCACAGCAAAACTTCTTTACTCAATCACAGGCTGCACTGGCTGACCTGCAGAAACAGCTTGGCAG CTTACCTGGGTCAGGTTCCATACGTCCACCTCCCCATAATGTTGATGTTTCTGTACCCTCTGCTCCTTCTTACATCACCGGCAATGGCCAAATGCCAGTTGGAAATAGTATGACAAGGAATGCTAAGGTTCTTTATGATTATGATGCAGCTGACTCTAGTGAGCTGTCGTTGTTAGCGGACGAG CTCATAACCGTTTGGAGTGCCCCAGGTCTGGACTCTGATTGGATGATTGGTCAACGTGGCTCGCAATCAGGCAAAGTTCCAGTCACATATCTGGAATTAATGTAG
- the LOC140046499 gene encoding endophilin-B1-like isoform X1, translating to MSSMEKVNENMKKIAGQAGTFFTRAKQYTEEKLGSAEKTELDAHFENLQQRADRTRIWTEKIVGRTEAVLQPNPNLRVEDFFNSKLDRRPKERETNYELLGMAMIESGNDLGPGTQYGASLVKCGTTQKKLGQLEKDLVQTSITNYMAPLRNFLETDMKTILKEKKILETKRLDLDACKSKVRKAKSAEGQRTPNNEDLIYNAEADLRLAQNEFDRQYEITKLLLEGVGSAHSNHLRCLQDFIEAQQNFFTQSQAALADLQKQLGSLPGSGSIRPPPHNVDVSVPSAPSYITGNGQMPVGNSMTRNAKVLYDYDAADSSELSLLADELITVWSAPGLDSDWMIGQRGSQSGKVPVTYLELM from the exons TACACTGAAGAAAAATTAGGCAGTGCTGAGAAGACGGAACTAGATGCACATTTTGAAAATCTACAGCAACGAGCTGATAGAACTAGAATATGGACCGAAAAAATTGTGGGCCGGACAGAAGCGGTTTTGCAACCCAACCCAA ATCTTCGTGTAGAAGACTTTTTCAACTCAAAGCTAGACAGACGACCAAAGGAAAGGGAAACGAATTATGAGCTTCTTGGAATGGCAATGATTGAATCCGGAAATGATCTTGGCCCAGGAACTCAGTATG GAGCATCACTGGTGAAGTGTGGTACAACACAGAAGAAGCTAGGCCAATTAGAAAAGGATTTAGTACAGACTTCTATTACAAATTATATGGCACCACTCAGAAACTTCCTGGAGACGGATATGAAGACAATTCTG aaagaaaagaaaattctAGAAACAAAAAGGCTTGACCTGGATGCGTGTAAGAGTAAAGTGCGGAAAGCTAAATCCGCAGAAGGTCAAAGAACG CCTAACAATGAGGATTTGATTTATAAT GCCGAAGCCGACCTGAGATTGGCACAGAATGAATTTGATCGCCAATATGAAATTACAAAACTGCTTTTGGAAGGAGTCGGTAGTGCACAT TCCAATCATTTACGGTGTTTACAAGATTTCATCGAAGCACAGCAAAACTTCTTTACTCAATCACAGGCTGCACTGGCTGACCTGCAGAAACAGCTTGGCAG CTTACCTGGGTCAGGTTCCATACGTCCACCTCCCCATAATGTTGATGTTTCTGTACCCTCTGCTCCTTCTTACATCACCGGCAATGGCCAAATGCCAGTTGGAAATAGTATGACAAGGAATGCTAAGGTTCTTTATGATTATGATGCAGCTGACTCTAGTGAGCTGTCGTTGTTAGCGGACGAG CTCATAACCGTTTGGAGTGCCCCAGGTCTGGACTCTGATTGGATGATTGGTCAACGTGGCTCGCAATCAGGCAAAGTTCCAGTCACATATCTGGAATTAATGTAG
- the LOC140046499 gene encoding endophilin-B1-like isoform X3: protein MSSMEKVNENMKKIAGQAGTFFTRAKQYTEEKLGSAEKTELDAHFENLQQRADRTRIWTEKIVGRTEAVLQPNPNLRVEDFFNSKLDRRPKERETNYELLGMAMIESGNDLGPGTQYGASLVKCGTTQKKLGQLEKDLVQTSITNYMAPLRNFLETDMKTILKEKKILETKRLDLDACKSKVRKAKSAEGQRTAEADLRLAQNEFDRQYEITKLLLEGVGSAHSNHLRCLQDFIEAQQNFFTQSQAALADLQKQLGSLPGSGSIRPPPHNVDVSVPSAPSYITGNGQMPVGNSMTRNAKVLYDYDAADSSELSLLADELITVWSAPGLDSDWMIGQRGSQSGKVPVTYLELM, encoded by the exons TACACTGAAGAAAAATTAGGCAGTGCTGAGAAGACGGAACTAGATGCACATTTTGAAAATCTACAGCAACGAGCTGATAGAACTAGAATATGGACCGAAAAAATTGTGGGCCGGACAGAAGCGGTTTTGCAACCCAACCCAA ATCTTCGTGTAGAAGACTTTTTCAACTCAAAGCTAGACAGACGACCAAAGGAAAGGGAAACGAATTATGAGCTTCTTGGAATGGCAATGATTGAATCCGGAAATGATCTTGGCCCAGGAACTCAGTATG GAGCATCACTGGTGAAGTGTGGTACAACACAGAAGAAGCTAGGCCAATTAGAAAAGGATTTAGTACAGACTTCTATTACAAATTATATGGCACCACTCAGAAACTTCCTGGAGACGGATATGAAGACAATTCTG aaagaaaagaaaattctAGAAACAAAAAGGCTTGACCTGGATGCGTGTAAGAGTAAAGTGCGGAAAGCTAAATCCGCAGAAGGTCAAAGAACG GCCGAAGCCGACCTGAGATTGGCACAGAATGAATTTGATCGCCAATATGAAATTACAAAACTGCTTTTGGAAGGAGTCGGTAGTGCACAT TCCAATCATTTACGGTGTTTACAAGATTTCATCGAAGCACAGCAAAACTTCTTTACTCAATCACAGGCTGCACTGGCTGACCTGCAGAAACAGCTTGGCAG CTTACCTGGGTCAGGTTCCATACGTCCACCTCCCCATAATGTTGATGTTTCTGTACCCTCTGCTCCTTCTTACATCACCGGCAATGGCCAAATGCCAGTTGGAAATAGTATGACAAGGAATGCTAAGGTTCTTTATGATTATGATGCAGCTGACTCTAGTGAGCTGTCGTTGTTAGCGGACGAG CTCATAACCGTTTGGAGTGCCCCAGGTCTGGACTCTGATTGGATGATTGGTCAACGTGGCTCGCAATCAGGCAAAGTTCCAGTCACATATCTGGAATTAATGTAG